One Ranitomeya variabilis isolate aRanVar5 chromosome 5, aRanVar5.hap1, whole genome shotgun sequence DNA window includes the following coding sequences:
- the LOC143776639 gene encoding uncharacterized protein LOC143776639, protein MQTLRQENIMTPSDVRAIIREEMQGLAQTSTTSTRQLSRSKSPVSSQSEDVCISSGEAESQPSSSETEGGLCLPNSSVDNLIKSVRSTMGCSDEKESKSAQDIMFAGLGQRKRRSFPVIKAIKEIVKKEWDKQNRGFLPSSSKRRYPFSDEELNTWSKVPKVDAAVASTTKQSVLPVEDSGVLTDPLDRKAEALLKRSWEANTGAFRPAISSTCTARSLLVWMEQLEEQIRGRTSRESILPKFPLIKEAVAFLADASVDSLRLAARSAGLVNTARRALWLKNWKGDAQAKAKLCAIPCQGEPSKDVPLPGTSRSNKGSDGSRRTRSKKVPFLAGPITRNVNTANQEVGGRLKFFLPRWEQITSSQWILDIVQYGLKLDFDRIPWDSFIVTSPKGQDQQRALESEILSLLSKKVLIEVPQDQEGKGFYSPLFLINKPDGSFRTIINLKRLNAFLRNHTFKMESISSTIKLLFPRCVMAGIDLKDAYYHLPIHAEHQKYLRVAIILEGQVRHFQYVAMPFGLSMAPRVFTKVILEVMAHLRQRDTLIIPYLDDFLVVGNSMLQCKTRLSNTISSLQELGWIVNFEKSRLDPETVQTFLGIQLDSVSQRCFLPQAKKLTIQSRVSDAIRNPYMTLRKGMSLLGSLSSCIPAVPWAQFHTRQLQYEVLSAQGKDGHLESRISLSKDVLESLSWWLDMDHLSEGVPWIIDPSKIITTDASPIGWGAYMKDSLAQDTWDQAELSCSSNWKELKAVEYALNHFLPQIQGANVRIYSDNSTTVAYVNRQGGTRSGSLMTIAADIFQLAETHLTSLTALHIRGVENIRADYLSRNELRQGEWTLNRSIFSMITESWGIPQIDLFATRDNRQVRRFASLNAMDHPDMLDSLHHPWRFQLAYAFPPMSLIPLVIRKIRREQARVILIAPFWPKRPWFSCLQTMCLCDPWILPSDKKLLSQGPFFHPQVKGLHLTAWNLRGNY, encoded by the exons atgcaaaccttacggcaggaaaacataatgactccatcagatgtcagagctataatccgggaagaaatgcaggggttggcgcagactagtaccaccagtacccgtcagcttagtaggtccaaatctccggttagttcacagtcagaggacgtatgtatatcctcaggcgaagcggaatcccagccgagctcatccgagactgaagggggactttgtcttcccaacagcagtgtggacaatttaataaaatccgtcagaagcacgatggggtgctcagatgagaaagaaagtaaatcggctcaggacatcatgttcgcggggttaggacagaggaaacgtaggtccttccccgtcataaaagctattaaagaaatagtaaaaaaagagtgggataagcaaaatagaggttttctaccatcatcctctaaaagacgctatcccttcagcgacgaggagttAAATACCTGGTCGAAGGTGCCGAAAgtggatgccgctgtagcctccacaaccaagcagtcggtcctaccggtggaggattcaggagtcctgacagacccgctggaccgtaaagcggaagctttactaaaaaggtcatgggaagccaacacgggggcgttcaggcccgccatatctagcacctgcactgcgaggtcactactagtgtggatggagcaactggaggaacagattagaggtagaacttcgagagagtcaatcctgccgaaattccctctaatcaaggaagcagtagcattcctggctgatgcctctgtggattcgctacgcctagcagccaggtcagccggcctagtgaacacagcccggcgagcactctggctaaagaactggaaaggggacgcacaggccaaagcaaaactttgtgcgatcccctgccagg gagagccttcaaaagacgtccctttaccaggaacaagccgttcgaacaaagggagcgatgggagtcgaaggacccgaagcaaaaaggtgccttttttagcgggtcccataacccgaaacgtaaataccgctaaccaggaggtaggcggcagattaaaattcttcctccccagatgggaacaaataacatccagccagtggattctggacattgtacaatacggcctaaaattggattttgaccgaatcccttgggattcctttatagtaacatctccaaaaggtcaagaccaacaaagggctctggaatcagagatcctatctcttctgtctaaaaaagtcctgatagaagttccccaggatcaagaagggaaggggttctattcccctttattcttgatcaataagcctgatggttcatttagaaccatcataaacctcaagagattaaacgccttcctgcgtaatcataccttcaaaatggaatccattagttcaaccataaaactcttgtttcctaggtgtgtcatggccggaatagacttaaaggatgcctattatcatcttcccatacatgccgaacatcaaaagtatctaagggtagcaatcatcctggaaggacaggttcgtcactttcagtatgttgcaatgccatttgggctttctatggctccccgcgtcttcactaaggtgatattagaagtgatggctcatctacgtcaacgagataccttgataataccctacctagatgactttctagtggtgggaaactctatgctccagtgtaaaacccgtctatctaatacgatctcgtccctacaggagttaggttggatcgtcaacttcgagaaATCCCGGCTGGatccagaaaccgtccagacatttctaggaatccagctagactccgtaagtcagagatgcttcctcccccaggcaaagaaactgactatacaatcaagggtatcagacgcaatacgcaacccctacatgacactaaggaagggcatgtctttgctggggtcattatcatcatgtatccctgctgtaccatgggcacaatttcatactcgtcaattacagtatgaggtattgtcggctcagggaaaagacggacatctagaaagcagaatatctctttccaaagatgtcttagaatcactatcctggtggctagacatggaccacctctcagagggtgtgccatggataatagacccgtctaaaataattaccaccgacgccagccctattgggtggggagcatatatgaaagacagtctggcccaagatacttgggaccaggcagaattgtcatgttcctccaattggaaggagctaaaagcggtagaatatgccttaaatcactttcttccgcagattcaaggagcaaatgtaagaatttactcggacaattccaccacagtggcatatgtgaaccgtcaaggtggtacaaggtcaggaagtctaatgaccatagctgcagacatcttccagctggcagagactcatctaacatccctaacagccctgcacatcagaggtgtagagaacatcagggcagactacctcagccgaaacgagttacgtcaaggggaatggaccttaaacagatccatattcagtatgataacagaatcatgggggataccacaaatcgacctatttgccacaagagacaaccggcaagtaagaaggttcgcttccctgaacgccatggatcacccagatatgttggactctctccaccatccttggaggttccagctggcatacgcctttcctccgatgtctctgattccactagtgatcagaaaaatcaggagggaacaagcaagagtgatcctcattgcaccattctggccgaaaagaccatggttctcttgtctccagaccatgtgcctatgcgatccatggattctcccatcagacaagaaactgctgtcccaaggcccctttttccacccgcaagtgaaaggtcttcacttgacggcgtggaatttgagaggcaactactaa